One genomic region from Verrucomicrobiota bacterium encodes:
- the ribD gene encoding bifunctional diaminohydroxyphosphoribosylaminopyrimidine deaminase/5-amino-6-(5-phosphoribosylamino)uracil reductase RibD has product MRVALRLARRAYGATSPNPLVGAVLVKHGRIIGRGWHRQAGGPHAEIEAIHDAESHDRSPKGATLYVTLEPCSTHGRTPPCTDALQRAGIKRVIAAATDPNPRHAGRGYRLLRKAGIRVEHGLLASEAERLNEAFNRWMVRRTPFVTVKAGMTLDGKIATASGQSKWITSKKARDWAMRLRRGADAILVGINTVLADDPSLTIRGGAPPKKILRRIILDSRARTPVTAQVVCDDFASATTIVVAKTAPERRVERLANRVKVWVAPARTGRVDLRWVLRKLGSEDVTSLLVEGGGEVNAAFLAERLAHRVVFFYAPKILGGADARKAVAGSGARSWAEILKLRDVEWRRLGPDLVLTARVE; this is encoded by the coding sequence ATGCGCGTAGCCCTGCGGCTGGCTCGCCGGGCTTATGGCGCCACTTCTCCGAATCCCTTGGTCGGCGCCGTGCTGGTGAAGCATGGCCGCATCATCGGCCGAGGCTGGCATCGGCAAGCAGGCGGACCTCATGCGGAAATCGAGGCGATTCACGACGCAGAATCCCACGATCGCAGCCCGAAGGGAGCGACGCTTTACGTCACGCTGGAACCGTGCTCGACGCACGGACGCACTCCTCCTTGTACTGACGCGCTCCAACGCGCGGGCATCAAACGCGTCATCGCCGCCGCCACGGATCCCAATCCTCGCCACGCCGGCAGAGGCTATCGATTGCTCCGAAAGGCCGGGATTCGAGTGGAGCATGGCCTGCTGGCCTCGGAAGCGGAACGCCTCAACGAGGCCTTCAACCGCTGGATGGTTCGCCGAACTCCGTTCGTCACGGTGAAAGCCGGCATGACACTCGATGGCAAAATCGCAACGGCGAGCGGCCAGTCCAAATGGATCACCAGCAAGAAGGCGCGCGATTGGGCAATGCGATTGCGCCGCGGCGCGGATGCGATCCTGGTTGGAATAAACACCGTGCTCGCGGACGATCCTAGCCTCACCATTCGTGGTGGAGCGCCGCCTAAAAAGATCTTGCGCAGAATTATTCTCGACTCCAGAGCGCGCACTCCGGTCACCGCCCAAGTCGTTTGCGATGATTTTGCGAGCGCGACCACGATTGTTGTGGCGAAGACCGCGCCTGAACGGCGCGTGGAGCGCTTGGCCAACCGAGTCAAGGTTTGGGTCGCACCCGCGCGTACCGGGCGAGTGGATTTGCGGTGGGTGCTGCGCAAGCTCGGGAGCGAGGACGTCACAAGCTTGCTCGTTGAGGGGGGCGGCGAGGTTAATGCAGCCTTCCTCGCAGAGCGCCTGGCTCACCGCGTCGTCTTCTTCTACGCGCCGAAAATCCTCGGTGGAGCCGATGCCAGGAAAGCGGTCGCCGGCAGCGGAGCGCGCTCCTGGGCGGAGATTCTGAAGCTGCGCGACGTCGAGTGGCGCCGGCTCGGACCCGATCTGGTGTTGACCGCGCGGGTCGAGTGA